The following proteins come from a genomic window of Lolium rigidum isolate FL_2022 chromosome 5, APGP_CSIRO_Lrig_0.1, whole genome shotgun sequence:
- the LOC124658034 gene encoding blue copper protein-like, translated as MASSSAALVTLLVASCAAMAAATSYTVGDGKGWVIGVDYSGWTSGKSFAVGDKLVFTYTSKAHTVTEVSQSDYSSCSGSNALANDDSGATTVTLNTPGTHYYICNIPGHCAGGMKVAVTVGGGGSAGSGSSSGGGSITPSGAALQVPAMGAVVAAAAGALIKVALF; from the exons ATGGCGTCCTCCTCTGCCGCCCTCGTCACGCTGCTCGTCGCGAGCTGTGCTGCAATGGCTGCGGCCACCTCGTACACCGTCGGCGACGGGAAGGGCTGGGTGATCGGCGTCGACTACTCCGGCTGGACCAGCGGCAAGTCGTTCGCCGTCGGCGACAAACTAG TGTTCACCTACACGAGCAAGGCGCACACGGTGACGGAGGTGAGCCAGAGCGACTACTCGTCCTGCTCCGGGAGCAACGCGCTGGCCAACGACGAcagcggcgccaccaccgtcACGCTCAACACTCCTGGCACGCACTACTACATCTGCAATATCCCCGGCCACTGCGCCGGCGGCATGAAGGTCGCCGTCACCGTCGGCGGGGGCGGCTCGGCCGGCTCGGGATCGTCCTCGGGAGGAGGCAGCATCACCCCGTCCGGCGCCGCCCTGCAGGTTCCGGCCATgggcgccgtcgtcgccgcggcGGCCGGGGCTCTGATCAAGGTCGCGCTGTTCTGA